From Mus musculus strain C57BL/6J chromosome 17, GRCm38.p6 C57BL/6J, the proteins below share one genomic window:
- the Zfp952 gene encoding uncharacterized protein LOC240067 isoform X1 encodes MPSSGASEDSYREPVTFEDVAVNFSLGEWALLDSSQKKLYRDVMTETFMNLISIGKTEEKENIEDNYQNLRKNVRTLVAERSCDYGDVSQCGETRQRIPECIIRRDTPPEISVCKNSVLARDILVHSLSEVHLRCETAEKPCGSQEYVKCCKESTSSESFQTKQSPPRETPYQNKQSNEAYRSLNSDRYCEQIHTGDKLREWKQVEKAFWRYSYGQIYERITIGEEPFVCKQYGEALVNSSHLIKHEVISPEEKCYTCKQCGKAFRYSSSLQNHERIHSGERPYVCKQCGKTFIRSYDLLIHERIHSGEKPYTCEHCGKSFTHYSGWYSHERIHTREKPYVCTQCGKAFSCSTSFRRHERIHTGEKPYSCKHCGKAFTHSSARYIHERIHTGEKPYVCKHCGKAFLRASHLNNHERIHTGEKPYICKHCGKAFIQRDACYNHERIHTGEKPYVCKECGKAFRISTSLRDHERIHTGEKPYICNYCGKAFRVSTCLHKHERAHAEKKPSG; translated from the exons atgccctcttctggtgcgtctgaagacagctacagg GAGCCTGTGACCTTTGAGGATGTGGCTGTGAACTTCAGCCTAGGAGAGTGGGCTCTGCTGGATTCCAGTCAAAAGAAGCTCTACAGAGATGTGATGACGGAGACCTTTATGAATCTGATCTCCAtag ggaaaacagaggaaaaagaaaatattgaagacAACTACCAAAATCTCAGGAAAAATGTGAG AACTCTGGTGGCTGAGAGGAGTTGTGACTACGGAGATGTCAGTCAGTGTGGAGAAACCCGGCAACGGATTCCAGAGTGTATCATTCGTAGAGACACGCCTCCTGAAATATCAGTGTGTAAAAACAGTGTGCTTGCTAGAGACATCCTTGTTCATTCCCTCTCAGAAGTGCACCTCAGATGTGAaactgcagagaaaccctgtgggtCTCAGGAATATGTGAAGTGTTGCAAAGAGTCTACTTCTTCTGAGTCCTTTCAGACAAAGCAAAGTCCTCCTCGAGAGACACCCTATCAAAATAAGCAATCTAATGAAGCCTATAGGAGTCTTAATTCTGACCGGTATTGTGAGCAAATTCACACTGGAGATAAACTCCGTGAATGGAAGCAAGTTGAGAAAGCCTTCTGGAGGTACAGTTACGGTCAAATATATGAGAGAATCACCATTGGAGAGGAACCATTTGTGTGTAAGCAGTATGGTGAAGCCTTGGTTAATTCTAGTCATCTTATTAAACATGAAGTAATTAGCCCTGAAGAAAAATGTTACACATGTAAGCAGTGTGGGAAGGCATTCAGATATTCCTCATCCCTTCAGAACCATGAAAGAATCCATAGCGGGGAGAGGCCATATGTATGTAAGCAATGTGGAAAAACCTTCATTCGTTCCTATGACCTTCTTATCCATGAAAGAATTCACAGTGGAGAAAAACCTTACACGTGTGAGCATTGTGGAAAATCTTTCACCCATTATAGCGGCTGGTACAGTCATGAAAGGATTCACactagagagaaaccctatgtgtgcacacagtgtgggaaagccttttcaTGCTCTACATCGTTCCGGAGGCATGAaagaattcacactggagagaaaccttactcCTGTAAGcactgtgggaaagccttcaccCATTCCAGTGCTCGTTACATTCATGAGCGAATTCACACCGGAGAGAAACCCTACGTTTGTAAGCACTGTGGAAAAGCATTCCTCCGTGCCAGTCATCTCAACAACCATGAgagaattcacactggagagaaaccctatattTGTAAGCATTGTGGGAAAGCCTTCATCCAGCGCGATGCTTGTTATAATCACGAaagaattcacactggagagaaaccatatgtatgtaaggaatgTGGAAAAGCATTTAGGATTTCCACATCCCTTCGTGACCATGAGAGAATTCACACTGGAGAAAAACCTTACATATGTAATTATTGTGGGAAAGCATTTAGGGTCTCCACATGCCTTCACAAACATGAACGAGCTCATGCTGAAAAGAAACCCAGTGGGTAG
- the Zfp952 gene encoding uncharacterized protein LOC240067 isoform X2 yields MFSWLIYIYKFSQKQNQSCRSSSLLQVLCLWPRTLVAERSCDYGDVSQCGETRQRIPECIIRRDTPPEISVCKNSVLARDILVHSLSEVHLRCETAEKPCGSQEYVKCCKESTSSESFQTKQSPPRETPYQNKQSNEAYRSLNSDRYCEQIHTGDKLREWKQVEKAFWRYSYGQIYERITIGEEPFVCKQYGEALVNSSHLIKHEVISPEEKCYTCKQCGKAFRYSSSLQNHERIHSGERPYVCKQCGKTFIRSYDLLIHERIHSGEKPYTCEHCGKSFTHYSGWYSHERIHTREKPYVCTQCGKAFSCSTSFRRHERIHTGEKPYSCKHCGKAFTHSSARYIHERIHTGEKPYVCKHCGKAFLRASHLNNHERIHTGEKPYICKHCGKAFIQRDACYNHERIHTGEKPYVCKECGKAFRISTSLRDHERIHTGEKPYICNYCGKAFRVSTCLHKHERAHAEKKPSG; encoded by the exons ATGTTCAGTTGGCTCATTTATATTTACAAATTCTCACAGAAGCAAAATCAGTCGTGCCGTTCGTCCTCCCTCCTCCAGGTTCTTTGTCTATGGCCCAG AACTCTGGTGGCTGAGAGGAGTTGTGACTACGGAGATGTCAGTCAGTGTGGAGAAACCCGGCAACGGATTCCAGAGTGTATCATTCGTAGAGACACGCCTCCTGAAATATCAGTGTGTAAAAACAGTGTGCTTGCTAGAGACATCCTTGTTCATTCCCTCTCAGAAGTGCACCTCAGATGTGAaactgcagagaaaccctgtgggtCTCAGGAATATGTGAAGTGTTGCAAAGAGTCTACTTCTTCTGAGTCCTTTCAGACAAAGCAAAGTCCTCCTCGAGAGACACCCTATCAAAATAAGCAATCTAATGAAGCCTATAGGAGTCTTAATTCTGACCGGTATTGTGAGCAAATTCACACTGGAGATAAACTCCGTGAATGGAAGCAAGTTGAGAAAGCCTTCTGGAGGTACAGTTACGGTCAAATATATGAGAGAATCACCATTGGAGAGGAACCATTTGTGTGTAAGCAGTATGGTGAAGCCTTGGTTAATTCTAGTCATCTTATTAAACATGAAGTAATTAGCCCTGAAGAAAAATGTTACACATGTAAGCAGTGTGGGAAGGCATTCAGATATTCCTCATCCCTTCAGAACCATGAAAGAATCCATAGCGGGGAGAGGCCATATGTATGTAAGCAATGTGGAAAAACCTTCATTCGTTCCTATGACCTTCTTATCCATGAAAGAATTCACAGTGGAGAAAAACCTTACACGTGTGAGCATTGTGGAAAATCTTTCACCCATTATAGCGGCTGGTACAGTCATGAAAGGATTCACactagagagaaaccctatgtgtgcacacagtgtgggaaagccttttcaTGCTCTACATCGTTCCGGAGGCATGAaagaattcacactggagagaaaccttactcCTGTAAGcactgtgggaaagccttcaccCATTCCAGTGCTCGTTACATTCATGAGCGAATTCACACCGGAGAGAAACCCTACGTTTGTAAGCACTGTGGAAAAGCATTCCTCCGTGCCAGTCATCTCAACAACCATGAgagaattcacactggagagaaaccctatattTGTAAGCATTGTGGGAAAGCCTTCATCCAGCGCGATGCTTGTTATAATCACGAaagaattcacactggagagaaaccatatgtatgtaaggaatgTGGAAAAGCATTTAGGATTTCCACATCCCTTCGTGACCATGAGAGAATTCACACTGGAGAAAAACCTTACATATGTAATTATTGTGGGAAAGCATTTAGGGTCTCCACATGCCTTCACAAACATGAACGAGCTCATGCTGAAAAGAAACCCAGTGGGTAG
- the Zfp952 gene encoding uncharacterized protein LOC240067, whose translation MHQKQRMEPVTFEDVAVNFSLGEWALLDSSQKKLYRDVMTETFMNLISIGKTEEKENIEDNYQNLRKNVRTLVAERSCDYGDVSQCGETRQRIPECIIRRDTPPEISVCKNSVLARDILVHSLSEVHLRCETAEKPCGSQEYVKCCKESTSSESFQTKQSPPRETPYQNKQSNEAYRSLNSDRYCEQIHTGDKLREWKQVEKAFWRYSYGQIYERITIGEEPFVCKQYGEALVNSSHLIKHEVISPEEKCYTCKQCGKAFRYSSSLQNHERIHSGERPYVCKQCGKTFIRSYDLLIHERIHSGEKPYTCEHCGKSFTHYSGWYSHERIHTREKPYVCTQCGKAFSCSTSFRRHERIHTGEKPYSCKHCGKAFTHSSARYIHERIHTGEKPYVCKHCGKAFLRASHLNNHERIHTGEKPYICKHCGKAFIQRDACYNHERIHTGEKPYVCKECGKAFRISTSLRDHERIHTGEKPYICNYCGKAFRVSTCLHKHERAHAEKKPSG comes from the exons GAGCCTGTGACCTTTGAGGATGTGGCTGTGAACTTCAGCCTAGGAGAGTGGGCTCTGCTGGATTCCAGTCAAAAGAAGCTCTACAGAGATGTGATGACGGAGACCTTTATGAATCTGATCTCCAtag ggaaaacagaggaaaaagaaaatattgaagacAACTACCAAAATCTCAGGAAAAATGTGAG AACTCTGGTGGCTGAGAGGAGTTGTGACTACGGAGATGTCAGTCAGTGTGGAGAAACCCGGCAACGGATTCCAGAGTGTATCATTCGTAGAGACACGCCTCCTGAAATATCAGTGTGTAAAAACAGTGTGCTTGCTAGAGACATCCTTGTTCATTCCCTCTCAGAAGTGCACCTCAGATGTGAaactgcagagaaaccctgtgggtCTCAGGAATATGTGAAGTGTTGCAAAGAGTCTACTTCTTCTGAGTCCTTTCAGACAAAGCAAAGTCCTCCTCGAGAGACACCCTATCAAAATAAGCAATCTAATGAAGCCTATAGGAGTCTTAATTCTGACCGGTATTGTGAGCAAATTCACACTGGAGATAAACTCCGTGAATGGAAGCAAGTTGAGAAAGCCTTCTGGAGGTACAGTTACGGTCAAATATATGAGAGAATCACCATTGGAGAGGAACCATTTGTGTGTAAGCAGTATGGTGAAGCCTTGGTTAATTCTAGTCATCTTATTAAACATGAAGTAATTAGCCCTGAAGAAAAATGTTACACATGTAAGCAGTGTGGGAAGGCATTCAGATATTCCTCATCCCTTCAGAACCATGAAAGAATCCATAGCGGGGAGAGGCCATATGTATGTAAGCAATGTGGAAAAACCTTCATTCGTTCCTATGACCTTCTTATCCATGAAAGAATTCACAGTGGAGAAAAACCTTACACGTGTGAGCATTGTGGAAAATCTTTCACCCATTATAGCGGCTGGTACAGTCATGAAAGGATTCACactagagagaaaccctatgtgtgcacacagtgtgggaaagccttttcaTGCTCTACATCGTTCCGGAGGCATGAaagaattcacactggagagaaaccttactcCTGTAAGcactgtgggaaagccttcaccCATTCCAGTGCTCGTTACATTCATGAGCGAATTCACACCGGAGAGAAACCCTACGTTTGTAAGCACTGTGGAAAAGCATTCCTCCGTGCCAGTCATCTCAACAACCATGAgagaattcacactggagagaaaccctatattTGTAAGCATTGTGGGAAAGCCTTCATCCAGCGCGATGCTTGTTATAATCACGAaagaattcacactggagagaaaccatatgtatgtaaggaatgTGGAAAAGCATTTAGGATTTCCACATCCCTTCGTGACCATGAGAGAATTCACACTGGAGAAAAACCTTACATATGTAATTATTGTGGGAAAGCATTTAGGGTCTCCACATGCCTTCACAAACATGAACGAGCTCATGCTGAAAAGAAACCCAGTGGGTAG